In one window of bacterium DNA:
- a CDS encoding helicase-related protein: MIHPETIEVRPYVDIVFHAWEQHRRFGVVAATASGKTYMAYLLADDPLASGLRVLMTAPTSTLCEQHAALARRVFRLDAEAICLIPGRLSPKRRAILWAQGRISIATPQTLANDIERGIVPLDDVGLVIIDECHHAAKTHASIAVAQAIAARDGRLVGLTASPGSTYERIERVRANLHLAAWIDIADEETSAFRPPVRREAHTVPLPPDVRSVVDGMENVLERVTGVLARHRILERAERTPSLKCLKHAAGLKELPGACRDADAQRRLRDLQPYLSVAFQLTAILTSIVSDDYRVALARIKRACTKRWKLGNGKPGGLTRAARRLRITPEVERARELLASLAAADALHPKQQALLTLIGEARRNARTVRGLIYNRFAAGCRELVELLNTTFGANTAVAVLGQQYMRPADAIAALQMLADGTVSFVVATDVIREGVHIPAVDLLVLYSPPRNAIELIQLEGRTGRTAPGTIVGIVADHPADSRYTIIARTAAARMRTLLERRVHRATIGDGIHRSRFSGAPEKPAGSFVRDLSAGFVFERFRVEEAHVIAKPNARPYARFVLADRTGRIPCFHWCPDGLAAAERIVSDLTAGTIVITAGIADEYRGDLRITINPREGQHLTRCPDEDLTPNDYIETLPF, encoded by the coding sequence ATGATTCATCCCGAAACCATCGAGGTCCGGCCGTATGTGGATATCGTCTTTCACGCATGGGAGCAACACCGACGCTTCGGCGTTGTCGCGGCGACCGCGAGCGGGAAAACGTACATGGCGTACCTCCTGGCCGACGATCCGCTCGCGAGCGGGCTCCGCGTGCTCATGACCGCGCCAACCTCGACGCTCTGTGAGCAACACGCGGCGCTCGCGCGACGGGTGTTCCGACTTGATGCCGAGGCGATCTGCCTCATCCCGGGTCGCCTATCGCCCAAGCGACGCGCGATACTCTGGGCGCAGGGACGCATCTCCATCGCAACGCCACAGACGCTCGCGAACGATATCGAGCGCGGGATCGTCCCACTCGACGACGTGGGCCTCGTCATCATTGACGAGTGCCACCACGCGGCAAAGACGCACGCGTCCATCGCGGTCGCACAGGCAATCGCCGCGCGCGACGGGCGACTCGTCGGCCTCACCGCGTCGCCGGGGAGCACCTACGAACGCATCGAGCGCGTGCGCGCAAACCTCCACCTCGCGGCGTGGATTGACATCGCGGACGAGGAGACGAGCGCGTTCCGACCGCCGGTGCGTCGCGAGGCGCACACGGTGCCGCTCCCGCCTGATGTACGATCCGTTGTGGACGGCATGGAGAATGTCCTCGAGCGTGTGACGGGTGTCCTCGCGCGTCATCGCATTCTCGAACGCGCGGAGCGCACGCCGTCGCTCAAATGCCTCAAGCATGCTGCGGGCCTCAAGGAGCTCCCGGGTGCTTGCCGCGATGCCGACGCGCAACGACGGCTCCGCGACCTCCAACCGTACCTCAGCGTCGCGTTTCAGCTCACCGCGATCCTCACGAGCATCGTCTCGGACGACTACCGCGTCGCGCTCGCGCGCATAAAACGCGCGTGCACGAAGCGATGGAAGCTCGGCAATGGCAAGCCCGGTGGCCTCACCCGCGCTGCGCGACGGCTACGCATCACGCCGGAAGTGGAGCGCGCGCGTGAGCTCCTCGCATCGCTCGCGGCCGCAGATGCGCTGCACCCGAAGCAGCAGGCGCTCCTCACCCTCATCGGCGAGGCACGTCGCAACGCACGCACGGTGCGCGGGCTCATCTACAACCGGTTTGCCGCAGGATGCCGGGAGCTCGTGGAGCTCCTCAACACGACGTTCGGCGCAAACACCGCCGTCGCGGTGCTCGGGCAGCAGTACATGCGTCCCGCAGATGCCATCGCGGCGCTCCAGATGCTCGCAGATGGTACGGTCTCGTTCGTCGTTGCCACCGATGTCATCCGCGAGGGCGTCCACATCCCCGCGGTGGATCTCCTCGTGCTCTACTCGCCGCCGCGGAACGCGATCGAGCTCATCCAGCTCGAGGGGCGGACGGGGAGGACCGCACCCGGGACCATCGTCGGCATCGTGGCGGATCACCCCGCGGACAGCCGGTACACGATCATCGCGCGCACCGCGGCCGCACGCATGCGGACGCTCCTCGAGCGGCGAGTGCACCGCGCCACCATTGGCGACGGCATCCACCGCTCACGGTTCTCCGGTGCACCGGAGAAACCCGCCGGCTCGTTCGTCCGCGACTTGAGCGCGGGGTTCGTGTTCGAGCGCTTCCGCGTTGAGGAGGCGCACGTCATCGCCAAGCCGAACGCACGACCCTACGCACGGTTCGTGCTCGCGGACCGTACGGGCCGCATCCCCTGCTTCCACTGGTGCCCGGACGGTCTCGCCGCAGCAGAACGCATCGTCAGCGACCTCACCGCCGGCACGATCGTCATTACCGCCGGCATCGCTGACGAGTACCGCGGAGACCTCCGCATCACCATCAACCCGCGCGAGGGTCAGCACCTCACGCGGTGCCC